Proteins from a single region of Leptospira brenneri:
- a CDS encoding SRPBCC family protein has protein sequence MIKNNLETIIENNQVTYQKYFDVPNSLLFEVWSSPEHLTEWWGPDGFTLTINRFDFFNGGIWDFVMHGPDGHDYKNKIQFIEIQRPDSILYKHIGDGEGDEDVDFQSKIIFEPFGEGTNLTMIQIFPTKEELERVNAKYGAIEGGKQHVGNLAKYLERIRS, from the coding sequence ATGATAAAAAATAATTTAGAAACAATCATCGAAAACAATCAGGTAACTTATCAAAAGTACTTTGATGTCCCGAATTCATTATTATTTGAAGTTTGGTCGAGTCCAGAACATCTAACAGAATGGTGGGGACCTGATGGATTTACACTCACAATCAATCGTTTTGATTTTTTCAATGGTGGAATTTGGGATTTTGTCATGCATGGCCCTGATGGGCATGATTATAAAAATAAAATCCAGTTTATCGAGATTCAAAGACCTGATTCTATTTTATATAAACATATCGGAGATGGCGAGGGTGACGAAGATGTAGACTTCCAATCCAAAATTATTTTTGAACCTTTTGGTGAAGGTACAAATTTAACGATGATTCAAATATTCCCAACTAAAGAAGAACTAGAACGAGTGAATGCAAAATACGGCGCCATCGAAGGTGGGAAACAACATGTGGGAAATCTTGCAAAATACTTGGAACGAATTCGGTCGTAA
- a CDS encoding metalloregulator ArsR/SmtB family transcription factor: protein MNAFAALADETRRDIVRLVVKNGELTSTEISQNFQMSPPAISQHLKVLKDANVLLMKKDAQKRIYSLNQTGLKDMEDWILDIKNLWTKRLDKLDRYVLKLKMERTNDKK, encoded by the coding sequence ATGAATGCTTTTGCCGCTTTAGCGGATGAGACAAGAAGAGACATCGTAAGACTAGTGGTCAAAAACGGAGAACTTACATCGACAGAAATAAGTCAGAATTTTCAAATGAGTCCTCCTGCCATTTCCCAACATCTAAAAGTATTAAAGGATGCGAATGTCCTTTTGATGAAGAAGGATGCTCAAAAACGGATCTACAGCCTAAACCAAACAGGCCTTAAAGATATGGAAGATTGGATTTTAGATATTAAAAATCTTTGGACGAAACGTTTGGACAAACTGGATCGGTATGTATTGAAGTTAAAAATGGAGAGAACAAATGATAAAAAATAA